One region of Salvelinus namaycush isolate Seneca chromosome 3, SaNama_1.0, whole genome shotgun sequence genomic DNA includes:
- the LOC120044487 gene encoding interferon a3-like, producing MGSISFWMCLVMTICTWNKTIGCTWMKTLPRSPSMFQVFSNNTITMLQKMGHEVSREPQITFPDKQYRQVNNFKADEQMTFISHTLNTIKKLYSSGKYESTAWDQKGVDKFMNDLYRQTSELDQCVKAMKTRQSKSVKRVNKKMSLHFKFLKNYLKREDYSASGWEDIRTVVLAHLQRLDTTLSSQ from the exons ATGGGTTCAATCAGCTTTTGGATGTGCTTGGTCATGACGATTTGCACCTGGAATAAAACCATCGGATGCACGTGGATGAAGACACTTCCTCGGTCTCCGAGCATGTTCCAAGTGTTCAGCAACAACACCATAACGATGCTTCAGAAAATG GGTCATGAAGTCTCTCGAGAACCTCAGATCACTTTCCCTGACAAACAATACAGACAAGTCAATAATTTCAAG GCTGACGAACAGATGACCTTCATTTCGCATACTCTGAACACCATAAAGAAATTGTACAGCAGTGGTAAATATGAGTCCACCGCCTGGGACCAGAAAGGAGTTGACAAGTTTATGAATGACCTCTATCGCCAGACCTCGGAGCTGGACCAATGC GTAAAGGCTATGAAAACTAGACAATCAAAATCTGTCAAAAGAGTGAACAAAAAGATGAGCCTTCACTTCAAGTTCCTGAAGAATTACTTGAAACGCGAG GATTACAGCGCAAGCGGCTGGGAAGACATAAGGACAGTGGTGCTGGCACACCTACAAAGACTAGACACAACATTAAGTAGCCAATGA